CCTGATGAGGTCTAAACCATTTTGCGTATATAAACATTAAGTTACAAATACGCACCCTTTTTTAAATTTTAATTTAATTCCGTCCATTGATGTTAGCAACGCAAACTGAAAGATTGAATTTCTCTTCTGTAAAGAATAGACCTGATTATCCTGACTTCCTGGATATTCAGATCAAATCCTTCCAGGATTTCTTTCAACTAGAAACAAAATCTGAAGAAAGAGGAAACGAAGGTCTATACAACACCTTCATGGAAAACTTCCCGATTACAGATACTCGTAATCAATTTGTACTAGAATTTTTAGATTACTTTGTAGACCCTCCAAGATATGATCTGCAGGAGTGTATAGAAAGAGGTCTTACCTATAGTGTACCTTTAAAAGCCCGTCTAAAACTTTTCTGTACAGACCCAGAACACGAAGATTTTGAGACTATTGTTCAGGATGTGTACTTAGGTACAATTCCTTATATGACACCCAGTGGTACTTTTTGTATTAATGGGGCAGAGCGAGTAGTCGTATCTCAATTACACCGTTCGCCGGGAGTATTCTTTGGACAATCATTCCATGCCAATGGAACAAAATTATATTCTGCAAGAGTAATTCCTTTTAAAGGTTCTTGGATAGAATTTGCTACCGATATCAATAGTGTAATGTACGCTTATATCGATAGAAAGAAAAAATTACCGGTAACTACACTTTTCCGTGCAATTGGTTTTGAACGTGATAAAGATATTTTAGAAATATTTGACCTTGCAGAAGAAGTAAAAGTTTCTAAATCCGGATTGAAAAAAGTTTTAGGTCGCAAGTTAGCAGCTCGTGTATTGAATACATGGCATGAAGATTTTGTAGATGAAGACACAGGAGAAGTTGTATCTATTGAGCGTAACGAGATCGTTTTAGATCGTGATACTATCTTAGATAAAGATCATCTTGAAGAGATTATCGAATCTGGAGCAAAAACCATTTTGCTTCATAAAGAAGATAATCAAAAAGGAGATTATGCAATTATCCACAATACTTTACAAAAAGATCCTACCAACTCTGAAAAAGAAGCGGTAGAACATATATATCGTCAATTACGTAATGCAGAACCGCCTGATGAAGAAACTGCAAGAGGTATTATTGACAAGTTATTCTTTTCTGATCAACGTTACAACCTTGGTGAAGTAGGTCGTTATAGAATGAATAAGAAATTGGGACTTGATATTGCAATGGATAAGCAAGTGCTTACCAAAGAAGATATTATTACCATTATAAAGTACTTAATAGAATTAATTAATTCTAAAGCTGAAATTGATGATATCGATCACCTTTCTAACCGTCGTGTTAGAACTGTAGGAGAGCAATTATCACAGCAGTTTGGAGTTGGTCTGGCACGTATGGCACGTACCATTCGGGAACGTATGAATGTTAGAGATAATGAGGTTTTTACACCGATTGATTTGATCAATGCTAAAACGTTATCATCTGTAATTAATTCGTTCTTTGGTACAAACCAGTTATCTCAGTTCATGGATCAAACCAATCCATTAGCAGAAATTACACATAAGCGTAGACTTTCGGCTCTTGGACCTGGAGGTTTATCACGTGAGCGTGCAGGTTTTGAGGTACGTGATGTACACTATACACATTACGGTCGTCTATGTCCTATTGAAACTCCTGAAGGACCAAATATTGGTCTGATCTCTTCACTTTCTGTATTTGCAAAAGTGAATTCGATGGGATTCCTTGAAACTCCATATAGAAAAGTGGAAGAAGGAAAGGTTGATCTTTCTGGATATACATACCTAAGTGCAGAAGAGGAAGAAGAAAAATTAATAGCTCAGGCTAATATTCCGTTAAAAGAAGATGGCGCTATAGATTCTGATAAGGTAATTGCACGTATGGAAGGTGACTTCCCGGTAATTGACCCAACCAATGTTAATTATGCCGATGTTGCTCCTAATCAGATAGCATCTATTTCTGCATCTTTAATTCCGTTCTTAGAACATGATGATGCAAACCGTGCATTGATGGGATCAAACATGATGCGTCAGGCAGTACCATTATTAAGAGTTGATGCTCCTATTGTAGGAACAGGATTAGAGCGTCAGGTAGCATCAGATTCCAGAGTATTGATTAATGCAGAAGGAGAAGGAGTTGTTGAGTATGTAGATGCACAAAAGATTACCATTAAATACGATAGAACCGAAGAGCAAAGAATGGTAAGCTTTGATGACGATTCTAAAACCTATGAATTAATAAAATTCCGTAAAACGAATCAAGGTACTAATATAAACCTTAAACCCATCGTTAATGTTGGGGATCGTGTTAAAAAAGGTCAGGTATTGTGTCAAGGATATGCTACAGAAAAAGGAGAACTTGCACTAGGTAGAAATATGAAAGTAGCCTTTATGCCTTGGAAAGGGTATAACTTTGAGGATGCGATTGTGATTTCTGAAAAAGTAGTACGAGAAGATATCTTTACTTCAATCCATATTGATGAATATTCTCTTGAGGTTAGAGATACCAAATTAGGTAATGAAGAATTAACTAATGATATTCCTAACGTTTCCGAAGAAGCTACCAAAGATCTTGATGAAAACGGAATGATCCGTGTTGGTGCAGAAATCAAACCAGGTGATATTCTTATCGGAAAAATTACTCCAAAAGGAGAAAGCGACCCTACTCCAGAAGAGAAACTATTAAGAGCAATCTTTGGAGATAAAGCAGGAGATGTTAAAGATGCTTCTTTAAAAGCTTCTCCTTCTTTACATGGTGTGGTAATTGATAAAAAATTATTTGCCCGTGCTATAAAAGATAAGAGAAAACGTTCTCAGGATAAAGAAGATATTGAGACTTTAGAAAGATCATACGATACAAAATTCGAATTACTGAAATCTGAATTGGTAGACAAACTATTTGCTATCGTTGGTGGTAAAACTTCTCAAGGGGTTATGAATGATCTTGGAGAAGAGGTACTTCCTAAAGGTAAAAAGTATACTCAGAAAATGCTTAATAGCGTAGATGATTATGCTCACCTTACTAAAGGAACATGGACTACCGATGATGCTTTAAATAGTATGGTTGCAGATCTTATCCATAATTATAAGATTAAAGAAAATGATTTACAAGGTAATCTTCGAAGAGAGAAATTTACGATCTCTGTAGGAGATGAATTACCTTCTGGAATTATAAAACTTGCTAAAGTTTATATCGCTAAGAAACGTAAGCTAAAAGTAGGTGATAAGATGGCAGGTCGTCACGGTAACAAAGGTATTGTTGCTCGTATTGTAAGAGAAGAAGATATGCCATTCTTAGAAGATGGAACACCTGTTGATATCGTATTAAACCCACTTGGGGTACCATCTCGTATGAATATTGGTCAGATTTATGAAACGGTATTAGGATGGGCCGGACAAAAATTAGGTAGAAAGTATGCTACCCCGATTTTTGATGGAGCGTCTTTAGATCAGATTAATGAATTTACCGATGAAGCAGGAATTCCAAGATTTGGACATACCTATCTTTATGATGGAGGTACGGGAGATCGTTTCCACCAGCCAGCTACAGTAGGTGTGATTTACATGCTTAAGCTTGGTCACATGGTAGATGATAAAATGCATGCACGTTCTATTGGGCCTTACTCGTTGATTACTCAACAACCACTTGGTGGTAAGGCTCAATTTGGAGGTCAACGTTTTGGAGAGATGGAAGTTTGGGCGCTAGAAGCTTATGGTGCTTCTGCAACCTTACGTGAGATATTGACGGTAAAATCTGATGATGTTATAGGAAGAGCTAAGACATACGAAAGTATTGTTAAAGGTGAGCCTATGCCAGAACCAGGATTACCAGAATCTTTTAATGTATTAATGCACGAATTAAAAGGTCTGGGTCTGGATATCAGATTAGAAGAATAGTAAATGCTAATTCGTACCCTGAGCAAAGTCGAAGGGTACGAATGAAACATAAAACTATTCAATTTTAAATTACAATAATTCTTTAGCAACCATATATTATGGCAAGAAATAATGATAAGAATACAGTAAAGAGATTTAATAAAATCTCTATAGGTTTAGCATCTCCTGAGTCAATTTTAGCGGCATCTCAGGGAGAAGTGCTAAAACCCGAAACTATCAATTATCGTACTCACAAACCCGAGCGTGATGGTTTGTTCTGTGAGCGTATTTTTGGACCTGTAAAGGACTTTGAATGTGCTTGTGGTAAATATAAAAGAATTCGTTACAAAGGTATTGTTTGTGATCGATGTGGAGTAGAGGTTACCGAAAAGAAAGTACGAAGAGATCGTGTGGGACATATTAACTTAGTTGTTCCTGTGGCACACATTTGGTATTTCCGTTCTTTACCAAATAAAATAGGATATTTATTAGGACTTCCATCTAAGAAATTAGATATGATTATTTACTACGAACGTTACGTAGTAATTCAACCTGGTATTGCCAAAAATGAAGAAGGTGAAGCTGTTCAGAAAATGGATTTCCTTACAGAAGAAGAGTATTTAAATATTTTAGATAGCCTTCCTCAGGAAAATTTATATCTTGATGATACAGACCCCAATAAGTTCATCGCAAAGATGGGAGCAGAGTGCCTTATCGAGATCTTAAGAAGAATTGATCTTGATGCACTATCTTACGAACTAAGACATAAAGCAAATAACGAAACGTCTAAACAACGTAAAACAGAAGCATTAAAACGTCTTCAGGTTGTTGAGTCTTTCCGTGATGCAAATAAAAATAGAGAAAATAATCCAGAATGGATGGTTCTTAAAGTTGTACCGGTAATTCCACCAGAATTACGTCCTTTAGTACCGCTTGATGGAGGTCGTTTTGCAACTTCAGATTTAAATGATCTGTACCGTCGTGTGATTATCCGTAATAATCGATTGAAGCGTTTAATGGAAATCAAAGCTCCAGAAGTTATTTTACGTAACGAAAAGCGTATGCTTCAGGAGTCTGTAGATTCATTATTTGATAATACACGTAAGGCTTCTGCAGTTAAAACAGATTCTAACAGACCATTAAAATCATTATCTGATTCTTTAAAAGGTAAGCAAGGACGTTTCCGTCAGAACTTACTTGGTAAACGTGTGGATTATTCAGCACGTTCTGTGATTGTTGTAGGACCAGAATTGAAATTATTCGAATGTGGTCTTCCAAAGAATATGGCTGCAGAACTTTATAAACCATTTGTAATCAGAAAACTGATCGAACGTGGTATTGTAAAGACAGTAAAATCTGCAAAGAAAATTATAGATAGAAAAGAGCCTGTAGTTTGGGATATCTTAGAGAATGTCTTAAAAGGACATCCGGTATTACTAAACCGTGCTCCTACGCTTCACCGTCTGGGTATACAGGCATTTCAGCCTAAACTTATTGAAGGTAAAGCGATACAGTTACACCCATTGGTTTGTACTGCATTTAATGCCGATTTTGATGGAGATCAAATGGCAGTACACTTACCATTAGGACCAGAAGCAATTTTAGAATCTCAGTTGTTGATGTTAGCATCACACAACATTCTTAACCCTGCTAATGGATCACCAGTAACAGTTCCTTCTCAGGATATGGTCTTGGGTCTTTATTATATGACTAAGTCTCGTAGATCTACTCCAGAATTAGAAATAAAAGGAGAAGACTTAACGTTCTACTCTCCAGAAGAAGTAGTTATAGCGTATAATGAAAAGAGATTAGATATTAATGCTAATATCAAAGTTAGAACTCAAGATATTGAAGAAGGAGAATTAGTAACTAAAATAATAGAAACTACTACAGGTAGAGTTTTATTTAATGAGAAAGTTCCTGAAAAAGCAGGATATATTAATGAAGTATTGACGAAAAAATCACTTCGAGATATTATCGGAGGTATTTTGAAAGTAACAAGTGTTCCTGAAACAGCAGAATTCTTGGATGAAATCAAAACATTAGGATATAATTTTGCATTCCAGGGAGGATTATCATTCAGTTTAGGAGATATTATTATTCCTAAAGAGAAACATACCATGATTGCTGATGCAAATTCACAGGTAGACAATATTGTAGCAAACTATAATATGGGTCTTATTACCAATAATGAGCGTTATAATCAGGTAATTGATATCTGGACATCTACAAATGCTGAGTTGACAGAGTTGTCTATGAAGCGTATTCGTGAAGATCAACAGGGATTCAATTCGGTATATATGATGCTTGACTCTGGAGCAAGGGGATCTAAAGAACAGATTCGTCAGTTAACCGGAATGCGTGGATTGATGGCAAAACCGAAGAAAGCGAGTTCTGCTGGTGGAGAAATTATCGAAAACCCAATTCTTTCTAACTTTAAAGAAGGACTTTCTATTCTTGAGTACTTTATTTCTACTCACGGTGCTCGTAAAGGTCTTGCAGATACCGCTCTTAAAACTGCGGATGCTGGATACCTTACACGTCGTTTGGTAGATGTTGCTCAGGATGTTATTGTTAATATAGAAGATTGTGGTACTCTTAGAGGTGTAGAGGTAACTCCGTTAAAGAAAAATGAAGAAATTATAGAAGGGCTTGCTGCTAGAATAGTGGGTAGAACTTCATTGCAAGATGTTATTGATCCATTAACTCAAGAAGTATTAGCAGAAGCTGGTGTAGAAATTAATGATGAAGTTGCTAAGATTATTGAGAATTCTCCTGTAGAATCTGTAGAAGTTCGTTCTGCGCTTACTTGTGAAGCAAAGAAAGGAATCTGTGTAAAATGTTATGGTCGTAACCTTGCTACTGGTAAAACAGTACAGCGTGGTGAAGCCGTTGGTGTTGTAGCTGCTCAATCTATTGGAGAGCCTGGTACACAGCTTACATTACGTACATTCCACGTAGGAGGTATTGCAGGTAACATTTCTGAAGAAAACCAATTAAGATCTAAGTTTGCCGGTAAAGCGGAAATAGAAGAACTTAAAACCGTTAAAGGAGAAGATGGAGAAGGTAATGAGATCGATGTAGTAATTTCTCGTACGTCAGAAGTTAAGATTATTGATCCAAAAACTAAGATTGTTTTAAGTACAAACTTAATTCCTTATGGTTCTCAATTATTTATCCAGGATGGAGATAAAATAGATAAAGATCATGTAATCTGTCAGTGGGATCCATATAATGGAGTAATTATCTCTGAATTTGCAGGTAAAGTAAGATATGAAAATATTGAGCAAGGTATTACCTATCAAGTAGAGATTGATGAGCAAACTGGTTTCCAGGAAAAAGTAATTTCTGAATCTCGTGATAAGAAAAAGATACCAACACTACATGTATTAGGAAAAGGAGATGAAGTGTTACGTTCTTATAACTTACCTGTTGGAGCCCACCTTATGGTAGACGATAATGATAAGATTAAGGTAGGTAAAATCCTGGTTAAGATCCCTCGTAAATCTGCCAAAGCTGGTGATATTACAGGAGGTCTTCCAAGAGTAACAGAATTATTCGAAGCACGTAATCCTTCTAACCCTGCTGTGGTTAGTGAGATTGATGGTGTAGTATCATTTGGAAAAATCAAACGTGGTAATCGAGAGATTATCGTAGAATCCAGAATAGGAGAAATTAAAAAGTATCTTGTAAAACTTTCTAATCAAATTCTTGTTCAGGAAAATGATTATGTTCGTGCAGGAATGCCATTATCAGATGGATCTACCACACCAGAAGATATTCTTAAAATCAAAGGCCCTTCTGCAGTACAGCAGTATTTGGTTAATGAAGTACAAGAAGTATATCGATTACAAGGTGTAAAAATTAATGATAAGCATTTTGAAGTGGTAGTACGTCAAATGATGCGTAAAGTAAGAATCCAGGATCCGGGAGATACTATTTTCCTTGAGAATCAGCTAGTACACAAATCTGATTTTATCGAAGAAAATGATCAGATTTTCGGAATGAAGGTTGTTGAAGATTCGGGAGATAGTGAAAACCTTAAAGAAGGACAGATTATTTCTCCTCGTGATTTAAGAGATGAAAATTCTGCTTTGCGTAGAGATGATAAAAACTTAGTTACTGCAAGAGACGTTTCTCCTGCTACAGCGACTCCAATACTGCAAGGTATTACAAGAGCTTCGCTACAAACCAAGTCATTTATCTCTGCAGCGTCATTCCAGGAAACAACAAAAGTGTTAAACGAAGCTGCGGTAAGCGGTAAAATTGATAGCCTTGAAGGTCTTAAAGAAAATGTGATTGTTGGACATAGAATACCAGCAGGAACAGGAATGAGAGACTATGAAAGTATCATTGTTGGTTCAAACGAAGAGTTTGAAGAACGAATGGAACAGCGACAAGAAGTTAATTATAACTAATATAAATAGCCTGCCTTTTTAGGCAGGCTTTTTTTTGATCAAACGATTCTAAAATAAAATTAGATATGGCAGATAATAAAAATCAGAAACAAAACCAATTGAATATAGAACTAGATGAAGATGTTGCAGATGGGACATATAGTAACCTTGCAATTATTAATCATTCTGTTTCAGAATTTGTAGTTGATTTTGTAAACATTATGCCGGGTAGACCGAAAAGTAAGGTGAAAAGTAGAATTATTCTAACTCCACAGCATGCCAAAAGATTATTAAAAGCTCTTAGTGACAATGTAAATCGATTTGAAGCTGCTCATGGAGAAATTAAAGATTATGAACAAACACCAATCCCTATGAATTTCGGCCCTACGGGAGAGGCTTAGATAAGAAATATAATAATAAAAAACCGACCTAAGTACCATATTTATGTAGTACTTAGGTCGGTTTTTTTATTATACAAGTTTTAGGTTTCTTCATCTAAATAAAAATAAATGTAACACTTACATAAAGTATTGGATGCTAGTAAGGTTCTGGTTATTTTTTTTGCTATTCTAGCAAAATAGAGATCATTTCCATTTTAAATATCATATCTATAGATAGTAGAGTTTTAAAGAACTGATACATAAACTTATATGAGCCTAAAATATATAAAATAACTATTGGCAGTTATATTTTTGCGGTAAAACAGTAATTGACTTAAAGAAAAATCTGCTAAATTTACAAAAGAGATATCTAAAATAAATCTTAAAATAGAAGCTAAAAGGTTTATTATAGAGCTCATTACTCACATTTGTCAAATAAATTTATATAGTTCACGAGTAATTAAAAGTGTTTTAGAAGAATTTATAACAATTCTTGATTTGATTTACCCTGATCGAATGTATTAATCAATTTATAACCCTAAAAATTGATTGGTATGATAAAAGAAACACATATATGGTGATCATAAAATATGATTTTGACACGACTTCTGTTGCTAGTCTTATTTGTTATTAATATATCTTTTGCTTATGCACAAGAAGATAGTCCTTGGGTAGTAGGCTTAGGGCTAAATGTTGTTGACAATTCTGGAAGTCGTTTTGATGAATTACTCAATATTGAAGATAATTGGAATCTATCGCGCCTATTAAAAGTTACGGTAGAAAAAAGATTCAAATATGATTATGGAGTTGAGCTATCAACATCAATCAATCAATTTAAAAGAGGTAAAAAAATAAATAGCGTTTTTAGTGTAGAAACTATCAATTATTTTGCAATTGACCTAATGGCTAAAAATTATACCTCTAACTATTGGAACGATCCTAGACATGCGGGATATACTGGGTATTTGATAGGAGGATGGGGAGGAAATTTTTTTAATGAAGTTGTTAATAATACAATAAATATTGGCCTGGGATTAAACATTAGACTTGGGGTATATATGTGGCTTAATTTTCAAACATTAGGAAAATTCTCTATAGATAATAATTCCCCGGGAAATGCAAATCATTTGCAACATTCTATTTCGGTTGTAATGTGGTTATAAATGAGTTGATATAATTAAAATATAGTATATGAAACCAAACTATTATGTACACGAAACTGCTGTAATAGATCATGGATGCGATATTGGTAAGGATACCAAAATATGGCATTTTTCTCATATTATGACCGATTGTAATATAGGTAAACATTGCAATATTGGTCAAAACGTAGTGATTTCTCCACAAGTTATTATAGGAGATAATGTGAAAATACAGAATAATGTATCTGTATATACAGGTGTTACTTGTGAAGATGATGTGTTTCTGGGGCCATCTTGTGTATTCACCAACGTTGTAAACCCAAGAAGTGGAGTAAATAGAAGAGGGCAATATAGCAAAACAAACGTAGGTAAAGGAGCAACGATCGGTGCAAATGCAACCATAGTTTGTGGTCATGATATTGGCGCATATGCTTTTATCGGTGCAGGAGCCGTTGTAACCAAGAATATAAAACCATATGCACTTGTGGTAGGAAATCCAGCTAAACAAATTGGCTGGATGAGCGAGTATGGTCATCGTTTAGAGTTCGATAAAGAAGACATTGCTATTTGCCCCGAAAGCAATGAAATCTATAAATTAGATAATCAACAAGTTTTTAAAACACAACCTGTCAAAAAGGAATTTTGATTCCTACTGTACCCCTATTCTGTACTATCAGATACATGATTAAATATCTTAAAGTGTAATTAAAAAAGACATGATGATGAAAAAAAACTTTGCATTGATTGGCGCAGCAGGTTATGTGGCTCCAAAACACCTTAAAGCTATTAAAGAAACAGATAATAACCTTCTGGCTGCACTAGATAAATTTGATAGTGTAGGAGTATTAGATAGTTATTTCCCAGATACCGATTTTTTTGTAGAATTTGAACGTTTCGACAGACACCTCGAAAAACTTAAAAGAAGAAAAGGAATTATATTAGATTATGTAAGTATTTGTACACCAAACTATTTACATGACGCCCATATAAGAATGGCACTTCGCAGAGGAGCCAATGCAATCTGCGAAAAACCTCTTGTTTTAAATCCTTGGAATATAGAGCCTCTCATTGAAATTGAGGCAGAATGTGAGAGAAAAGTAAATACAATCTTGCAGTTGCGATTACACCATAGTATAGTAGCTCTTAAAAAAATGGTCGATGAAGGACCCAAAGATAAAATATATGATATAGACCTTACCTACCTTACCTCTAGAGGTAGTTGGTATAATAGCTCCTGGAAAGGAGAAATCGGTAAATCAGGAGGAATAGCAACTAATATAGGAGTTCATTTTTTTGATATGCTACTTTGGATATTTGGAGGAGCAACAGAGAACATTGTACATAAACATGATCTTTATAATGCCTCTGGATATTTAGAACTAGAAAAAGCACGTGTAAGATGGTTTCTATCTATAGATTATGAAAATATACCTGAGTCTGTTAAAATGAAAAACCAAAGAACATATCGTTCTATCCTCGTTGATGGAAAAGAAATTGAGTTTAGCTCTGGCTTTACAGAATTACATACCAAAAGTTATATAGAAATTCTAAAAAATAATGGCTTTGGATTGGTCGATGCAAAACCGTCTATACAATTAGTACAAGATATTAGAAACACAGAATTAAGCCCGTTAAGAGGAGAATATCACCCTTTTCTAAACAGGTCGAAAAAAGTACAGTATACCTAATTTTTCAGTACAAGATTTGGCTTTAAAATTTGGTTACTTTAAATAAAAACAACTACTCGTGAGTATTTTGAAAAGAAAAACAACTATTGGATTAGTATGGAGTAGTATTGATAAGTTTTCGACGCTAATGATACAATTCATTTTAGGTATTGTATTAGCAAGAATACTTATGCCAGAAGACTACGGCCTTATCGGAATGATAGCTATTTTTCTTGCAATATCTCAGTCCTTAGTAGATAGTGGGTTTTTTACTGCATTGGTACAGAAAAAAAATGTAAATAATAATGACTACTCTACAATATTTTTCTTTAATATCATTGTAGGTTTTATGCTATATGGCATTTTATTTATTGGATCTGGTTTTATAGGAGATTTCTATGAAACACCAATACTAGTGGATATTATAAAAGTTATTGGGATCAATATTATAATTGTATCCACTACCATTGTTCACAGAGCATTTCTTACCACTAAAATTGATTTTAAAACACTGGCTATAATCAATATTGTGTCTGCACTACTAGGGGGGATTGTTGGTATTTATCTGGCTGTTAATGGATATGGTGTCTGGGCTTTAGTATATCAAACCATTGTAAGAAGTCTATCAATTGCGATTTTATTCTGGATCTTAAATCAATGGAAACCTAGTTTGATTTTTGATAAACAATCGTTTAATGCTCTTTTTAGATTTGGTTCTAAACTAATGATTTCTGGGCTACTTAAAATCTTTTTTAAGAATATTTATCTCATCATTATTGGTAAAATCTATAAAGCAGAAGAACTGGGATATTTTACCAGAGCTACTTTATTTAAGCAAATTCCTGCAACTCTGGTAACCACGATTCTTCAAAGTGTTACTTTTCCTGTTTTGGTAAAAGTAATAGAGGAAGATTCAAAAGTTAAAAATCTTTTAGA
The sequence above is a segment of the Aquimarina spinulae genome. Coding sequences within it:
- a CDS encoding lipopolysaccharide biosynthesis protein, coding for MSILKRKTTIGLVWSSIDKFSTLMIQFILGIVLARILMPEDYGLIGMIAIFLAISQSLVDSGFFTALVQKKNVNNNDYSTIFFFNIIVGFMLYGILFIGSGFIGDFYETPILVDIIKVIGINIIIVSTTIVHRAFLTTKIDFKTLAIINIVSALLGGIVGIYLAVNGYGVWALVYQTIVRSLSIAILFWILNQWKPSLIFDKQSFNALFRFGSKLMISGLLKIFFKNIYLIIIGKIYKAEELGYFTRATLFKQIPATLVTTILQSVTFPVLVKVIEEDSKVKNLLERSVKLTGFLLFPIITVLIFYAKPIILVLITSKWLPTVVLLQILSLEIIFHPLQYINLNFLNAKGRSDLFLKLELIKNVLTIVAILVTYKFGLIPLSIGYILVSFLGFFINSYYTKKYIDYSGFDQLVDLLPYLLVSTVATGIGFFISGIFSSYLIQLIIGVGISLGIYYVLSYILKFKELIEIQNLITSKITTK